From the genome of Trichosurus vulpecula isolate mTriVul1 chromosome 6, mTriVul1.pri, whole genome shotgun sequence:
CTTTTAATTCTGCCATGAGACTTCGTAAGCGTTCAAGTTGAGTGGATTTATCCCTTTGATcctatagtctaatggaggaactTATAAAACTACACATGTGTTGGGGAGGGGCAGCATGTAAAAGAAGGTGATCACAGGTAAAGTGAGAATTAGAGGTAGCAACCACACCGATTCTTTATTCTTAAGATTATTATTGcacttcatttcatttcaataaatAATACCCTGGTGatgcaaagtttaaaaaatgacatttatcCTTTCCTCAAGAGGCTTATTATATTTTGTAAAGAGGATATGGAAGGATGTAACAAATAAGAATATAAGTATAATCTAAGATCCAGGCCAAGTTTTGTAGGGACATTTTAGGACAAATTGAACATTTCTTCATCCCAAAACGTTGTAGGTTCTCTTTGACTGCTTCAATGTCTTCAAGCACTTTCAGGCTACTGTTATACCATGCTGAACTGGTATGTTTATGTACTTATCAAAAATGCATGGCACTCATTAAGTATAAAGTCTTTTATATATGTGTCTATCATTTATGTAGGGTAACACACtgaatagagtgcctggcctggagtcaggaagacttgaaacTCAATTCAggctcagatacttgctagctttgtgaccctgggcaagtcacttaaccctgtttgcctcagtttcctcatctgtaaaatgaactggcaaaggaaattacaaataactattatttttaccaagaaaaccccaaatggagtcacaaagagatgaacatgactaaacaaaaacaaataaatcatcTATGCATTTAACATCTATAAAATTACCTCTGTCTATAGTTAtctttctatatatctatatctatatataatatgtatacatacacacacatatctatatctatatctatatctatatctatatctatatctatatctatatagtatGTAAGGGTTTATCTGGTGTGTAactgttttctgttttaaaaactcCAGTGATGCTGCATCTCTTATATTTGTCCCCTCCTTCCTAGGGAAAAGATCCTCAATGGGAAACATTACACTGATTATTTTCAGAACCAAAtggccttggttcaaatcccacctctgcttcTTTCTACCATTCTCTTTTTGAGGAAGTTggttaatctctctgagtctcctcctctttaaaataatCCTACTGGAGGTCTTAACAAAGGGTTCTTTGACCCCTTCTTGGGGATATTGTAGAAGCAGCTCCTGTTCAGTAAAGGAATGGTCTGGATCACCACTtaggtcccttttagttctaaacaACCCAGCTTActgtattctttctcctttggaaaGTGAGGAGTAATAGtagtaattaacatttattatctcattaaaCTTTGTATAGTGCATTACattcattgtctcatttgattctcacaattctgtgaggtagattcTCTTATTATTGTTCCCAtattatggataaggaaactgaggctgagaggttaacatttggctagggtcatacagctaatcaATGGCTAGAGCGGGATTTGGACTTCAGTCTTTTTATCTAACATTCCATTAATCAAAAAATCCCAAGTCAGTGAGACATGTGTTGAAACTCGtcttattacaagagaaatgaatgtGACTGTAGAACTCCTATACCAAATATGAAGGAATTCACACAATAAGGAGAAGCTTGAATATTTATGAGTTACATAAAGGGAAAGTCTCATGAGAGGAGTGGAGGACAATTCCTTCCCAAATGGGAATGGtatgggagaaggaagggagcagTAAGGAAAGGGTTGGCAAGAGGGAGCAGGAGTGCTTGGGAACATTGTATTCATGGAGGAATGAAAGGGTCTCAGCTACACAAACCATTTATCTATCTGGTGCAGACTGGTGAAAATCTTCTAGCTGGTTTGATACTCAAGGACCCATTGAGAGTCCAACTCTGGGAAATATTGCAATCCAAGAAGACAGGTTAAGTCAGCTTCGAGGCAACTACCTCCTCTTGTGGCCAAGGCAGCCTCTGGGCACATAGATGATCACATCTTGTAAAACATTATTTTGGATGCCACCTCACCTGAGCACTTGGAGGAAAGGATAAAGAAACATTTAACAAGGATAAAAGGTAACAGACAAGAGAGCTAACCTCCAAAGGATGATCCAAGCCAAAGAGCCCAGGCTTCCAGGGAGCCAGATTTTCTGAAGTGAAGTCAGAGATGAAAAAGTGGGGCCTCAGAAATTTACAATATATTGTGGGTCGTACACAATATTTCTAAGTACAAAGTGGAACCAAAATCATTGACCAATCACAATACAAGTCATAGTAAGAATGTCTAAAATCAGGGGCCAATTTAGAGAAAAAATTCATATGATACAAAGATAACTGAGAGAACTTAGTATATAGATACagagaaacaaaaaaccaaagcagtacaaaaataaatatatacattaagAAACATTAAGTCTCCTTTCAATTTATTAAGCCATTCACAATGTCCACTCAATCAgcacatttcattttgtatctcaGACATCCCATGCGGTTGTGTAGTCCCTGACACATCTTTTCGTGGGGCAGTCTCAAACATATCACATCCTCAGGAGCACAATTTCAATGAATTTCCTCTCTGGTTCCAAGTTACTTGTAAAGATTCCCTAGATATTTCTGTTAAAATCTTTACAAAACAGAGCTCAGTGTGATATTTTCATACATCTCAAAGTTTACTTCTTCAACAACTAGTTCATGTGATGAAAACTAGCTGGAACCTAGTGGTTCTGATCTAATTAACAATAGGGCTATAAGGGAGGGCACCAAACTAGGAACCCATAGTTTACTTGAAATGAGGGAATTTAGGTTTTAAACACCCCTAGCCATTTCTATCTTTATCTAAATTCTGTATCTGGCATAAACGCTGCTAACACTAAGCTAAagaaatcatcttttaaaaaaatctatgagaATCTGACTCATAAATGAGTGATTCTGATGaaaaatttcatatttattgGAGTAAACAGGTAAGGTAGGGCTGAGTGATTTTCTAAATTAGCATTGACTCCATTATCATTTAACTTTCATGGTGCAAGTAGGAAAACTGTTAAGTTGACATATTTAAGACATTCAAATACAAACTGAAAAGTCAAAAGCTAAATATTTTAACATACCACAGAAAGAACTCAAAACTTTCCAAATttcatatctatatgtatgtatgtatatatatagatagatacacatacacacagatatgtatatatatgcatatgtacatgaatctgtatgtatatatgtatattcaatcGATATTGTTTTCTcaaaatttttattcaatttttactttaaaattttaactttGATTAGAATTTAGAACTCCATATTCAGATACCAATACTCTTTtaactatgccacttagctgtttTACTTATACTACATACAATACATTCCCTTGATATTTACTATTCTCAAATTATTGATAATGTTTGGAGACATGATGGTTCAAATACACGACTAACTCTGAAAAATACTAACAGTAAACTACTGAGTGTGCTCTTACTACTCCCCAGAGGTTTCTCCCACATTAATTAAATGTAGAAGAAaacatgggccatgccagggACTCATGGTCTCCAAAATTGATCTCTCCATgactttccttctcttattgaaGCCTGGAGATTTCAGAACAAAACCACTCAAACCTTTTGTCCCACAGCCCAGTTTTCTTCTACAATTAATTAATATGGGAGAAACCTCTGGGGAGTAGCAACAGCTCAATCAGTATTAGTATTTTTCAGATTTAGTCAAATACAGAGTTTAGATAAAGACAGAAACAGCTAGGGTTATTTAAAACCTAAATTCTCTCAAGTTTCAAGTAAACTATGGGTTCCTAGTTTGGTGCCCTCCCTTACAGCTCTGTTATTAATTAGATCAGAACCACAAGGATCCAGCTGGTTTTCACCACTTAAACTAGTTGTTGAAGAAGTAAACTTTGAGATGTATGAAAATCTTGCACTGAGCTCTGTTTTGTAAAGATTTTAACAGAAACATCTAGGGAATCTTTACAAGTAACTTGGAACCAGAGAGGAAATTCATTGAAATTGTGCTCCTGAGGATGTGATATGTTTGAGACTGCCCCACGAAAAGATGTGTCAGGGACTACACAACTGCATGGGATGATTGAGATACAAGATGAAATGTGTTGATTGAGTGGACGTTGTGAATGGGTTACTAAATTGAAAGGAGACTTAATGTTTGCTAACGTATATGTTTATTGTTGTACtgctttggttttttgtttctctGTATCTATATACTAAGTTCTCTCAGTTATCTTTGTATCATATGAATTTCTTCTCTGAATTATTCCCTGATTTTAGACATTCTTACTATGACTTGTATTGTGGTTGGTCAATGATTTTGGTTCCACTTTGTACTTGGAAATATTGTGTACGACCCACCATATATTATAAATTTCTGAGGCCCCATTTTTTCATGTCTGACTTCACTTCAGAAAATCTGGCTCCCTGGAAGCCTGGGCTCTTTGGCTTGGATCATCCTTTGGACGTTAGGTCTCTTGTCTGTTACCTTTTATCCTTGTTAAAAGTTTCTTTTTCCTTGCCTCCAGATGCTCAGGTGAGGTGGAatccaaaataatgttttattaggTATGATCATCAATGTGCCCAGAGGCTGGCTTGACCACAAGGGGGGATTGTTGCCCTGAAACTGACTTAATCTGGCTTCTTCAGTTGCTGTATTTTCCAGAGTTGGACTCTCAGTGAGTTCTTCAGATTCTAACCATCTACAAGATTGGCATCAGTCAGTCTGCACCACGTGGGTAAACGGTTTGTGTAGCTGAGACCCTTTCAGACAAGCCGAATATCATTCCTCCATTATTCCAATGTTCCCAAGCACTcctgtttcctcttgccacccCTCCCTTACTGTTCCTTTGCTTTTCCCATGCCCCTCCCATTTGGGAAGGGATTGCCCTCCACTCCACTCATGAGACTTTCCCTTTATGTAACTTATAAATATTCAAACTTCTgcttagattgtgaactccttcaTATTTGGTATAGAAGTTCTACAGTCacattcatttctcttgtaataagcCCTTTCAACACAAGTCTCATTGACTTgtgatatttttatttaacagAATGTTAGATAAAAAGACTGAAGTCCAAATCCCGCTCTAGCCATtgattagctgtatgaccctagccaaatgttaacctctcagcctcagtttccttatccataataTGGGAACAATAATAAGAgaatctacctcacagaattgtgagaatcaaatgagacaatgaatGTAATGCACTATACAAAGtttaatgagataataaatgttaattactaCTATTACTCCTCACtttccaaaggagaaagaatacagTAAGCTGGGTtgtttagaactaaaagggacctaAGTGGTGATCCAGACCATTCCTTTACTGAACAGGAGCTGCTTCTACAATATCCCCAAGAAGGGGTCAAAGAACCCTTTGTTAAAGACTTCCAGCAGGattattttaaagaggaggagactcagagagatgaacCAACTTCCTCAAAATCAGAATGGTAGAAAggagcagaggtgggatttgaaccaaagccATTTGGTTCTGAAACTAATCAGTGTAATGTTTGCCAATGAGGATCTTTTCCCTGGGTAGTAGGGGACAAATATAACAGATGTGGCACCACTGGGGTTTATAACACAGAAAACAGTTATACACCAATTTAGATAAACACTTACATACTATATGTGCATAAAAATACatatagagataaatatatatagagagagataatTATGTAGATGTAAGATACATAGAtgatttatttgttgttgtttagtcatgtccatctctttatgaccccatttgggattttcttggcaaaggtactggagtggtttgccatttccttctccagttcatttaacagatgaggaaactgaggcaaacagtgttaagtgactttcccagtgacTTTCCCAcaaagttagtaaatgtctgagcctgaAGTGAgtttcaagtcttcctgactccaggccaggcacacTATTCAGTGTGCTGCCCTACATAAGTGAAAGTTACATAAATGAAAGCCTTTACACTTATTGAGTGCCATGCATTTTGATAAGTACATATAACATACCAATTCACGATGGTAAAACAGTAGCTTGAAAGTgcttgaagaaattgaagcagtcAGAGAGAAGCTACAAAGTTTTGGGATGAAGAAATATTCACTTTGTCCTAAAGTATCCCTACCAAAATTTGCCTGAACCTTAGATTATACATCTTTTCCTATGTGTTACATCCTTCCATATCCTGTTTAACAGAATATAACAAGCTCCTTCAGGAAAGGATCAATGTCATTTTTTAATCCTTGCATCACCAGGGTATTatttattgaaatgaaatgaaatgcaaTAACAATCTTAAGAACAAAGAATTGATGTAGGTGCTACCTCTAATTCTCACTTTCATCTGTGATCACCTTCTTTTACATGCTGCCCCTCCCCAACACATGCATAGTTGTATAAGTTCCTTCATTACACTATAGGATGAAAGGGATAAAACCACTCAACTTGAACCCTTACGAAGTCTCATGGCAGAGTTAAAAGTTAATTCCATAGTTCATAATTGCAGAAAGGAATTTTTTTGGATCCATGTTGGTGGGGATTGGCAGGAAGGAACCATTCTAACAATTACAGCTCTCTAGAAACAAAATGGGATAACCCTAGAATTGATTTAATAAATGTCATATTATAAtcgttctttctttttctttcacatgagCAAATGATCAATATTTAAGAGTTCAGGTGGCATTGTGAACAGATTTGTCTATATGGGAAGCAGTGTTGAGAAGCACAAAAGCTCTCACAAGGGCATGATTAGTAAACAGTGAAATTTGCATGGAGGTTTGGGCCCACACAACATAAGAGAGAAAGACTCCATATCATATGTAGAGTCCAATTTTTCCACAGAGGTGGAGATGATCAAAGAGTTGGGCCATGGagagaagacaatgggaaatggCATAGAAACCTTGTGTCTGTGAAGATAAAAGCAAAGAGGTTATTTCTAAGAGCTATGTTCAAAAGAGTAACCAGTACCAATCATATCAAATATCATTAATATTCACAAGATCTCTTTTTTCAAAGAGACATTAAACAATTTGTGATTAGAGAATCTAAGAATATAGTTGTATTTTTCTCCAAAATTTCCACTTCTTCCTCATTGGTTGCTATAGCCTAAATTATCTCAACTCTTATAATGCCATtttacaagaaaacaaaatatggcAGGCCACAgggtataattttaaaaaaaaagtgttttctaGAACAATTATAACTTCACATGAGAGTCTCACCAAATACTCCTGTGGTTctaatagaaaagcaaaaagtcagttttgtttttttatctcatTCAAGAAACTGTCATCTTGAAGAGTTTCCTCAGGGCTTCTATCACATCTTTGTTCCTCAGACTGTAGATCATGGGGTTCAACATGGGGAAGACCACAGTATAAAATAAGGACACAATTTTATCTTGCTCCAGGGAATAGCTGGATTTGGGAcgataataaatgtaaaaaatggaGCCAAAGTACAAAGTGACAGAGATCAAGTGAGAAGAGCAAGTAGAGAAAGCTTTGAGTTGACCCTGGGTGGAGTGAATTTTTAAGATGGCAACAATGATGAAAAGGTAAGAAGCCAGGATGAACATAATGGGTGTAAGAACATTGGAAGTtaacacaaaataaagaaaaatgtgataATTGGCCTTCACATCACATGCCAGTTTCACCAAGGGTGGTAGGTCACAGAAAAAGTCATCAATAACGTTATCCCCACAGAAAGTCATGGTGAATGTTTCATGTGTAAAGATGCCACAGATAACAAAGGCTCCAAT
Proteins encoded in this window:
- the LOC118854364 gene encoding olfactory receptor 1013-like, translated to MEKFNHTVTKFILVGFTQDPVIQLVLFGLFLMVYSVTVVGNITLIILISTDSRLHTPMYFFIGNLSFLDLWYSTVHTPKIMVISISEDKSISFVGCVAQFFFSGGLAYSECYLLAAMAYDRYMAISKPLLYAQVMTQRVCVGLVAASYIGAFVICGIFTHETFTMTFCGDNVIDDFFCDLPPLVKLACDVKANYHIFLYFVLTSNVLTPIMFILASYLFIIVAILKIHSTQGQLKAFSTCSSHLISVTLYFGSIFYIYYRPKSSYSLEQDKIVSLFYTVVFPMLNPMIYSLRNKDVIEALRKLFKMTVS